The sequence below is a genomic window from Glycine max cultivar Williams 82 chromosome 20, Glycine_max_v4.0, whole genome shotgun sequence.
GAGTGGAAATGGTGTCTCCTTCCCTTTTTACCAGCTcatgaagaagagaaaaaatgagtATAAATGGTGAGTTTTGGAGTCTAAATGAACTTATAAAAGAAGCTTAGAGTATGGTACATTGGATTAAGGTGTTGGTCTATCATAATCACTCAATTTTGAATGATGAACttacaaaatttcgtgctccttctctccctctctctccactcatcttctcctaccttcaagcaattattcatggcttcctatggtggtgagcttcttcttgactcatcttctccttgaagtggcatctccaatcatctttcttccttcttcattccgcttccattaaacttcaagaagcaaaggaatccattgataaagaagatccaaggcctacaagctctataTGGAGCTGCATCATCagcttttgcatcaaatttgccAAGAGAGTCTTTATCGtggtttaaaataaaacatttgcaaccaaaaactttTAGGTGAGaaatgtttggttttttttcctttgtataTTTCATAAGGAGTTTTCTTCAAAATAGGTCTAATAATTACTCTATGTAAGGTATAGCAAATAGTATGTACAACATCAACCTAAAAGTACTTAGGTAACCTTGTTTCATTTAAAAAGGTTCTTTCACCTTCTTCAagggatctatttttcctctccacAACGCCATTCCGTTGAGGTGTTCTTGTGGtgaattccattttcttcacaaaaattttcaaaagacTCATTTTTAAATTCACCTCCATGTTCACTTCTAAGTGAAACGATGTTGAGaccttttcattttgaatcacCTTGGCAAGTTTGCGAAAAGAATCAAAAGCTtgatttttggttttcaaaaaaaaattccatgtGAACCTTGAGTAATCATCCACTATTACTAAGCCATAGTAATTACCACCAAAACTAAAAGTTGTAGAGggaccaaataaatcaatgtgaaGTAGCTCAAGGGGTTTCGAGGTAGAAACAAAGTTCTTGCtttgaaaagagtttttaaCTTGCTTCCCTTTTTGACAAGCTTCACACAgattatttttctcaaacttgAGTTTTGGAAGTCCAACTTCTAAGTTTTTCCTAACTAGATGATTAAGCTGATGCATGTTTATGTGTGCAACCCTATGATGCCACAACCAAGAACTATCTATTTTACTTACCTAACAACTCAGCTCATGAAATGATGCATGTTCAATGTTTAACATATAGATATTACCTATTCTCTTGACAATGTGGACAACCTCACCAGACATACCTTCACTTATAAGACAAAAATTcttgttgaattcaattttgaagccTTTGTTGCATAGCTGAATAATGCTCAGGAGGTTATGCTTTAGTCCATCCACATATAAAACATTCTTTATTTGAGTTTTGTACTGATTTCCAATATTTCCTTCTTCCATTATTTTCCTTTATTGTTGTCTTCGTATCTTCCATCTTTTGACACAAAGTCAATGACTTTGGACTTGTCACCCATCATGTGCCTAGAGCAGCCATTGTCAAAGTACCATAGTGAATCCCTTGCATAGCATTTATATGATGTATGACCTTTTTTCATGCAATAATGACATGTCTTTACATTTCTCTTAGAATACACTATGTTCCTCTTTTTGGAGACCTTGCTTGGGTTCACCCCTTTTGAGGATACAAACttagttttctttgaaaatgagGTTTGCTTGTTATACCCCAAGTCGGTCTTATCTGTAGTATGCTTTTGCATGCTGAGAATGTGATTAAGGTCACTCTTTCCTTTGTTTAATTTCCCAAATAGATCTTTAAGATAGGAAAGCTCAGTTTGTAACTTCATACGTTTAACATAGCGAtcctttttgaaattttcaaacttGGTTTGTAAAGACTTGTAATCATCCATGTTAAAAGAAGTAGAGGTACAATCACAACCAGTGGCTTTATATCttgaaataagtttttcattttcttccttcaatttatCCAGCTCACCTTGTGTTGAAGCCAATTTAGTGATATGCAATTTTAGATCGCTTTTCAgcttttttttctaaacatcAAGCCTTTGAGATTCTTCATGCATTTCATTAAATGCTTCCAAGACTTCTTCAAATTCAGGATTTACCTCATTTTCTTCAATGGTTGATGAGTCATCCATTAACTTTGCCATTAAGCATACGTTTGCAATTTCATCATCACTGGAAGAGTTGGAGGTTGTTGATGTAATGTCTTCCCAAGCTATGTaggctttcttttgttttctttcctttttttcctttgttttcacCATCATGTTTTCTAAGGTAGATAGGACATTCAGATTTGATATGACCTTGCTTACTACATTCGAAGCATgtgaagttgttgttgttgttattctcaatcttcttggagaaTTTGGAGAATTTTCTGTCTTTAGACTTCTTAAGAAATTTTCCAAATTTTCTTACCATCAAATTGAAATCCTCTACATCTTCCTCATTGCTAGAACTATCCTTGTATTCTTCCTTTGAGGAGTCAACTTTCAGTGCAATtcttttccatttattttctgtttcttcTACATAAAATTGTTGAGTCAACTCATGTTAATAAGCAAGCAATTTATCGAAGAAAGCTTTGATAAGTgccaaattttagttatttttgggattaaattgttagcacttatatttctattataatacttttcttataaactacccttaaatctagttgttttatatatattgtacatttactaatgttgttgtttaaatatgaaagattcatccatgattttgtaAGTTTTGATAGTTGtttgttagataaaaaaaagccATAAGGAAGGACAAAATGGTCTTTTCACAAAGATTTTTGACCCCAAATTCGCCTAGGCtagcaaccagctcgcctgggctaaAGATCTTACTTCAGGCTTAAGCAAGCAACTCGTTTAGGTGAATTTGTCTGCTCTCCTAGGCTTTTTTCTGTAAATAGCCATGCATGTTGAAAGAGAAGGAGATCATCCAATAGAAGCAAAAATCAGAGTAAAACACagagaaagaggaagaagaaggagaaaatgaaAAGTGGAGCTGAGGCGCTGCAGAGTTATGATCGTGGATCACTTCCttcatcatttctcttgttagtcttaTGCTTTGCGCATTgatcggttagtttttcttaaggattggatgtaatctttgtacccttatgtatcccttttgatattatatatgtatgagtattttctactcattattggtaatttcattctactcATAATGCTTGATTCTAGTTGATCACTAGTtttatgaaattggattttaagtgagactgcaaagtaatcttagaatttgaaataaatgattttactatttactttacgttgctaggaatagagcataacattttgattgcaaaaagcacgagaatataattttaatgttggAGTATTTACTGCTTATGCGAGGGAtcgatatttagtaaatattcttaggttccAAGTGTGAGGCATCAACTTGGGATAACTatgtgtgcatcagtaatgttagaaaatgatttatatatgtCAATCTTATTAGCATACTAAGGGTATAAAcaatgaaatccaatcctattttttttaattaattaaagttatgATTATTGTTTCCATAATTTACGTATTTCCGACGCACtgaattctgttattttcgATATTCCCATAATTTccgttatttttgtaaattcgTTATTTTTACGattcttttactttaagttaTCTTAAGTTAATTGaaccaaaaccaatgacattcgattaaatttgtacataaatattaaaatgataacctttatccgaatgaattaagtaaactGGAGTCCCTGTAGAGGCGaacttttttataaatgtgaaacctacaacgataattggtacacttgccaaaagTTCTAACAAGCTTCCATCGTCATTGTAGCTAAATTCTTGGATTCCTTGATTGTTGTAATCTTTGGTTCCCAAGTTCTTGTAAGACAATTTAGAATCTTGATATTCAGCTCTTCATCTTCAAACATTTTTCCTAAACCAAGGAGGTGGTTCACAATATGAGTGAATCTTGTTTGAAGTTCTGAAATGGTTTCCTCATTCTTTATTCGGAACGCTTCATATTTGGATACAAGGGTGTGTTTTCTTGCTCTTCTCACATTCGTTGTGCCTTCATGAGTGACTACAAGCATATTACAAACTTCCTTTGCACTTTTGCACCTTCGGTATGAAAGAATTCATTAGAAGACAAACCAgaagttaaaatatgtttggcttttttatcatcttgcacttttcttttctcatcatcTCTCATCTCATCCCATTCTTTAGGTATTAATTCACCATTTAGTTCTTTAGTAGGAATGAAAGGACCTTTAATGATGGCATTCCATGCACCAGGATCCATTGTTTAATAAtgattttcattctcttttgccaaaaagaaaaatgttacccTCAAACATATGAGGTCGATTCAAAGATGCATCctctttgaaagtgatttgtttTGAGTCCATCTTTTAGAAAAACTGTGATCTTGAGTAACTTTCAAGActtagctctgataccaattgaaaaaaaagataatggaaCTCAATAAACTAAGAGGGGGgcgaattggttttcaaaacaaaacgtACTTTTAAAACAAGAGTtacaaaaaaaacatcttttgtaTAGATCATAGCACAAAACTTTATAAACTGAATTCAATTAATACTTAATCAATCTGCCCTTACATACGATCCTTCATTaacatcctttctttcataaagATAAAACTTGAACCTTTTTAAAACAACTGATTAATAATTGAATGAGAAAAAGATCAAATCAAGAGAATAAATacaaaatctttttatactagttcactctCTATTACTAGAGAAGCTATTctagttatctaatccaaaaccaaaattagatTTTCGCTATGCATCAAGaatccttacaagcaatcacaaccaATCTACAATTCCCACCCCGGAAAAAGAGACTTAGGCACCCAAGACTAGGGCcctttgtgaataagagcctaagagaaccttactcttagcccaaactagaaacacctattctagcatgctttAAGTGATTCATACACAAACAAAAAGATGTGTAAAACCATACACGAAAACCAAGAGTAAAGATAGATACAACCTGATCAATTATTTAAGCAAAACCTTGCTTGATTGAAGAGGTGttcttcttgaactcaagaaagTGACCTAACTCACTTCTAAGAAAAAGTCTTCACAGTCAAACAATTTTGAAGTTGTGAGTTACTATACAAAGtagttttcttctcttctcttttcacTAATAACAACTCAAGATCTTTAGCTCATTCAGAGGcttgtttgttattttcaatatattgaGTATTCTCTTGATGTATGTTGAAGGGAACACAAGctatttatttatagagaaaacaattataaccgcttgtaatcgattaaatctacaAGGTAATTGATTAATTCAATTAAGTAATCAATTAGATCATCTCTTTAactgattaaagtgttcttcctaACATCTGGAAAtaactcaagaacaatgtaatcaattagatCCTCAATGTAAtagattaaagtgttcttgttaACTTCTGGACTACTAAATGAAAgagaagtaatcaattaaaccacttggtaatcaattaaagtagGGACTCCTAAATCAATCAGTCATTGTCTCAAACAGCAGGGTAATCGATTATGAGactactgtaatcgattaaaccgatATAAGATCAACTCTCCAAGCTTCAAACaacttgttgtaatcgattatgacaACCCTGTAATCGATGAAAACAAAAGTTTTGCCTCTTGAAGAAACCTTTCTAACATAGAAACTTTTATTCACACTTCCTATGATGATGAAGGATGCATAATAGATACGATATGTACTAAGACGCAACACACAAgataacaaccaatacaaatgtcactcaagGGAGTTAGGCATTTAAAAGACAAAATATCTTCAAATTTTTCCCCAAGCTTCAAGCTTTAGTCTTCATGTTATTGATTTTGCTCCCTCTAGCTTTAAGAACTGAACCCAAAACAAACCAAGGCTCAATCATTTTCTACTCTCACTTCCTATTCTGCTATTTGAGTCTATTTGCAATAGGTCACTTTTATTGGATACACCTCTATTTTAATAACTATAGTCTCTGTGGcagatttttgtttgttgactTCCTGGACCCAACTACTTGTCCTATTTCTCTAGGCACATAATTATACATATCAAATCATGTCTAATTATTATActaacttaaataattaaactaataattttaaataaattacatcaacatgctaatttaattaatttcaaacatCACACTAAAAAATACCAAGATAAGTAATTCACTCAAATAAAAATCCAATTGAAGCTTGAAATATTTAATCTCACGTCAAGAAATATTTTCAcgaaaaatgaattattaaaatCTCAATACTATTTTACTTAAGAAATTAAACACAATTTACCATGCGTTAAATTCAtttaaatcaatcaaaatatattttaagaaataattaaatttcttaaaatatatcaaacaatTTATATTCCTAAGTGGGAAAAATTGGGTTGTTACATTAGGACTATGAGTGTAAAACAAAATGTtaatttccaaaataaaaactacacTTTACATCAATTCCAATgacaaataatgtaaaaaatcacGGTTTACATAAGTTATTACCAAAATCGATGTAAAGAGTGGCTTGACTCATGTAGAATGCCCCACTTCCAACATTGGGTACTAGAGGAACCCATGTTGAATTTGTGGATTCTACATTGGTTTAGAATCAATGATGAATATACCTTTATTTAACTTTGTGCTAAACAACATTAATTCTGAAACCAATGTAATATGccttttaaaattgatgttaaatgtgattgaaatattaaataatgattattttatatcaaataattaattaaatttttgaattgaAACACAGTcaaattagaattaaaataataacatattaattattcattttattaatttttggatacaattatataaactaaataagAAAATCTTTTAATGCATGCCCTAAAATGTAAGTAATATTACAACAAATTGAATTAAAACTAGTCTGCAAAATATAACACATAACTAAAACacatttttagtattttatgttttcaattataCACTCAATTTGATCccttatcttttaaaaagtttaatttagtcttctatatttttaaagtgAGTCAAAATATGGACCTTCCATAACAATGATCGTTGTTGATCTTGGAACACAATTTTGATCCCTTTTATTTATTGACTCGAGATGTGAAGTTTGGCTTACTAGATTTATTTACATAAACAATGAAATTCAACTGATGTTTGAACCCAAAAAGAGCCACAAACTAGTGAAAATTCCATAAAAATAAGTATCACGAGCAAGGAAAAAGAAtctaatgttaaattttttattttctcttattgctcattgattaatttttcataCAGTTTTCATTGTCTTTGTGATCTTTTTTGGTTTCAAAATTAGTCGGGTTCAAAATATTTAGTTATATATGTAAATCTAATTCAACTCACAtctcaaaaagtaaaaaaaagagttcaaaattGTGTCCCAAAAACTAATATCATTGTTTcaaattgaacattttaattgactttaaaaacataaaggactaaattaaactttataaaataaaatggaccaagctgaatataataaaaaacataaaagactaaaagtcTATTTTGGTCAATTTCTTATTATCAAAAGTTTAGTGAATTAGGTTTCGAGAACTCATGTAagtataaaattcaaaataatagtgAAATTAGTAGGAggaaattaatgataattttaacataaataagggcattaattattttttaattattcattttaaaatcttctaattatttattataaatggatttaattactaatttatgTGCCAAGTCAACACGCAAAGGATCTGATTTGGTAATGAGCGTCTAACTAGCAGGACATTCCTTATATTCAATCAAGACACAATCTCAAAATTGTTAATATATACCCaacaatgagaatgagaaagaCACATTGCGTTAACATTTTGAGAAGTTCTTTcttacttctttctttctctttctaatCACTATCATGGCTAGGAAGAAGGTGGACCTTTCATACATAACCAACGCCCGGAAGAGGAAGGCTACATTAAGCAAAAGGAAGAATGGTTTGAGAATGATTTCTCTTAAGTccttataaactatttttattagcATTGTAGCATGTTTATTttccatttgataaaattttaatttctaatcatTTCCCAATTCTTCTCAATTCTCTTTATGCATCTTGATTTTTTTCTCAACAGGTTTGATCAAGAAGATGGATGAAATCAGCACTCTTTGTGGGATTGAAGCATGTGCTATATTTTATACTCCCAATAATCCCCAGCCAGAGGTTTGGCCATCTGATTCGGGAGCCCAAAGTGTGCTTTCTAGGTTTAGGAAAGTGTCTGAACTAgaacaaagcaaaaaaaagttGAGTCAAGAGAGTTTTTTGAGGCAGAGGATTAACAAAGCCCAAGTACAACTTGGGAAACTAAGGAATGAAAATAGGAAGAAAGAGGTGACCCTTCTCATGTTTCAAAACCTTAATGCTAAGAACaattttgaaaattcaaatatgattGATTTGAATGATGTCTCAAACTTGATTAATCATAACTTGGaggaagtaaaaaggaaaatcaataTGAGCCAAGCCCAAGAGGTGAAACCAATTGTTGACAACGAAGGAGAAACCATGAGTCAAGGAGGGAAATCACTTGTGAATCATGTCCAAGGGACAGAGACTAATGTGGATGCCATGTAGAAAGAGAATTTGTCAACGGATGTCATCAATGGTCCGTGAGATGAGATGTTACCATTGGGAGATGATAATGTTCCAAATGTGTTGGCTTAACTCATAtgtcatttgaaaaaaatatgttgttcTTAGCAAGGTTTGAAGAGTCTCTTTTGTTTGAACCATGCAATGTTTTTGCTTTCATAGCTTGTCTTTTAATGAGTCTATGCTTAGACATAGTAATAATACCAGTTTTGTTTTTGAATCTTGGccattatatttaaatgatccaACTAACTAtcaattatgcaaaaattcatTAGTATACAGTACCATGATTGGAAATAATTTACATTCATGTTtataagttagaaaataatctggtattatatttttcatttgtgcAGTTACTCGCTGGATTAACTTGCACATGATTTTCTTTGTGTTTGTGATCCTTTTTGGTTCAAACATAAATTGGATTCTATAGTTTTCAAGTATGTAAATCTAAAGGAACAAGTTTCATgtcttaaatcaaacaaaaaaagattCAAAAACTCATcccaaatttgaaaatgatcattgCTTTGGAAGGACCATTTTAATTCACTTTGAAAAGACAAAGGACTAAATTGAACCTTTTAAAGGATAATGGACCAAACTAAATATACTCGAAAACTTAAAAGACTAAACATGTATTTGGTCAATTTTGGATTATCAAATGTTTGGGTGAGTTAGGTTTTGAGAGCTCATTTACTttgtaaaattcaaatttgCATCCTGATTATAAGATACAATTTGGATCCACTTATTTGGCATAATAATTATCAGAATTATtggaaacaaaaatttgaattttcagtaGCCTGAACCAAAGGCTCAATTTGTTTGATCCTAAAAAGTTACTAATGGTTTATCTACTCGTAGTCAATATTATTTAGTTGAATAAACTTATAGTTGAGTTTCTTGGTagagaaaataagaagtcaAACGAAGCTCTAAGTTaaagttagaaaaacaaaagaaaaaaaaggatagtaaggccttagcTCCAAAagtcaaagagaaggaaaaagagggaaggtGTTCCTCTaagaaagttgtaaaaaaaaagagtcattttgatggaagcttgcttgggaagcttctatggaggctgcaTCTTTGAGCtttaatgaggtccttcaatggtgattttccaccatggagatgcagcggaagataaaagagaagaggtgagaggaggcgccatccactagggaataagtcatggaagaaggagcttctccaccaagagagtgccttggataagaagcttagagaggaagcttcaatggaggaaaagaaagagagagaggggggggggagcatgaaattgaaggaggaaaagagggagagaagttgaactttgaagggtGTCTCagaagactctcattcatcaaagttacaacaagtgttacacatgcttctatttatagcctaggtagcttccttgagaaactttcttgagaagcttccttgagaaacttccttgagaagcgtctttgagaagcttccttgagaagctagagcttagctacacacacccctctaataactaagctcacctccttgagaagctcccttgagaaactttcttgagaagttttcttgagaagattcctagagaagcAAGAACTTGGCTGCACACACCCCTCTAacagctaagctcaccccatgccaaaatatatgaaaatacaaaaaagtccctactacaaagactactcaaaatgccctgaaatacaaaggtaaaaccctatactactagaatggccaaaatacaaggcccaaaagtaGGAAagacctattctaatatttacaaagaagagtggacccaaccttggcccatgggctcataaatctaccctgaggttcatgagaaccctagggccttctttagcagctctagcctaatcctcttggagtcttctatcgaatacccttgcggggtaggattgcatcatcccctcccccttggaaaggatttgacctcaaatcctgaggttcttgatactctgggctccttccctcgacacctataaaaagaataaaaacatatatattagtggtgttgggttaattttttattgtcttccccttatcatctttgggcataGAAGGTGCCGCCcttaagatgccttgaccttggccTTTCTTTGGATATGAGTCAGAGCCAtgagattttgaagtagacttccttttaagttattgctctacccttatttcccaatctaagtaagcctctacattgtccttcctatGGAactatgggaggttaatgttagcctcttgaggctttctttccttttctctcctatgggagtgaggtctaaaatgtgacctatgccttccttcataatagtcaccaAGTTCTTCACTtgggctcttgcaagagtcatgactactataggaggcatttttttttcttaactcttttagtattttctttctttcttcttcccttatttgttccttctcatcttgatttatttctaccctctcgtttcctttttcttttctttctagcttttctttccataacttgagggaactcaactcatctaagattgtAGATAGAGGGTTCTTATGACTAGTAccttcaccattaacactagatgaatgatgactcatgttggttccaaagttgtggttctttcttgttgggagtttgcaaaaggtaaaagctaggatttaaaagaactcaagataagtgtgattgtcgcaacctacccttcgacgggagggcgacgcggggctcacgggtgcatcttccaacgGAGGAAGGCGCGCGGAGTCGCTGATCGGAgacatacccgaatcaaataaaaattaaaatgcagtatctaagaagtgatcctaggtcatctcccaGTGATCAATGATCaaacaaacattcataacatataataataaaacagtaatgaaatggggggggttgtttgtttttgtaatttaaacagcaagcaaacttgaattaaaagaaaataatagaactaaaacatgttgtttccccttgattcaaaagcaagtctcttatcctaggttatgagaatttatccctaatcagttcaaccacttaatccaacccgaaattaatttactaagccaaaattaacacaaggcagtcattatgtgattaagcaacacatacaccaattaatccctctcacttgtccattaagcatgaatgttaATTAAGCAtggagacaattaatcaagcattaagcatgcatggattaatatcagcaacaaatacagaataattggtgaaggggaaaaactgatcagaatttcatattaataacaaaacctcaaagagagttatgcttaatcctcaagagaaaacaacactagagaTTCAACCTTCCATTAACAACAGAAACGAATAGGAAATCAAAGGCAGAAAATGaaactggaatgaaaagcagcaAACGAAATTGGAActtgaagcagaaaatgaaaatggagtTGCTACGTAAACAGTACCATGCGCGTGAACAGTAACACGAAAAAACTGAAAACGAAACCCTACAATATCTCTCTACGTGAACAGTAACCGGACTACCCTTAAAACCCTAGCAGCTGGGCTCACTAAAGGTCACtaggccccaaagcttacaaatctgattTTTGGGCCCAATAAGGTCTGGTGGCCCAATTATAAAAATACAgcccaaaaatgaaataaaataaaactggacgacaaataaaattgtctgctctcttcaagtccaagtcgGTTCAGCCCAATTTCGaatccaagcccaattgcttataattctcctgaaattaaattaaaacacagaattagtcaagtaggcccaaatgataaaactgcataattaatttgacaattaaggctaatcagtaattaaaatggtgacagaaagggttaagaaataggagaaaatgatgacacatcaaattccCTCACACTTAgctttttgcactcctgggcaaaataaaaaaaaaaacaaagcataaatcaagagaaattaaagagagacaaacaaacacaaaaacatttacatatttctcaatgaatctcaaggaatgaaaagagtgggtaacatccaacacgtaaagagttacAGAATCAAGGttgtcatgaaaatcatccaagcatctcaaacatggaaagatagtcaatcagctcaaga
It includes:
- the LOC102664096 gene encoding agamous-like MADS-box protein AGL80 — its product is MARKKVDLSYITNARKRKATLSKRKNGLIKKMDEISTLCGIEACAIFYTPNNPQPEVWPSDSGAQSVLSRFRKVSELEQSKKKLSQESFLRQRINKAQVQLGKLRNENRKKEVTLLMFQNLNAKNNFENSNMIDLNDVSNLINHNLEEVKRKINMSQAQEVKPIVDNEGETMSQGGKSLVNHVQGTETNVDAM